The window CTCCTAAAAATGGAACTTTCGTTGTTGAATTTGAAGTTTTCCGATTAATTAAACCACCTAAAACAACACGACTACCATCTTTGACGGTAACCACAGAAGATATTTGTCTACGGCTTAAATCCGGTGGCATAGTACGAGTAGAATTATCCGTTGAGAGGGTACTGGCTACATCAGAGACAGAAGGATTAATACGTAGAGTTATACTACCATCTTTTGCAATCTCCGGGGTAATATCCAATAAAACACCTGAGAAGACTGAACTGATAACTTCATTTTGTGATGTTGTTCCAGTTGAGCCTCCTGCTAGAGTAGACGAACTGACTGTTTTATAAAATAATTCTGTTCCCGCAGTAATAAGGGCTGGCTGATTATTAAGGGTCATAATTTTTGGATTAGAGATAGAGTACACATCCCCTTGGGTTTTTAAAAACATAAGGAGGTTGTTGATACTAATACTATTGCTCAACGTAAACATTTTAGAAGTTGTATTTACTGCTTCACGAACACCTGCTAAAGGAGCCCATTGAATTGTTGGAGATGCAAGGGTTCCTGAAGTACGAGGACCTTCTACAGAATCACCTGTAGTTGCGGTTGTAATTTTATTACCGGTAAAGGTATCTACGTTCTGAAAATTGATTTTATTAAATCCTACTTCAAAATTTTGAAGCTTATAAATTTGAGACCAATCGATACCGGTTGTCGAACCATCGTTAAAGACAACACTGTACATCTTAACATCAATCATCACTTGAGATTGCATTTTCTTTTGCAAGTCATCAATATAGGCATCTAAACGCTTTATTTGTCTTCCAGTCCCGGTAACAGTAACTAATCCTGCATGTTTGTTAATATATATAGCATGATTGTCTTCATTTGTATCAGATTTGTCTTTATTATCCGTATTAGTGAGTTTTTTGGTTGATTGATATTGATCTTCAGGGCGACTGAGTAGATTTTTAACTTCTTTCTCTAAGTTGTCCCAAAATGTAACTTCATCAATAGTAACAATATTGGTACCTGATTCTGATGATCCACCATTTGAACCCGATGATGATGTGTTACTTGTTGAAGATGTGCCACTTGATGAAGATGTGCTACTCGCTCCAGAATTTGAACTCAATCTTATGTTGGTGCTTCCACTCCCTTTTCTACCTGTTGCAATGTAATCAAGTTGGTAGGTTTTGGTTGTCAAATACGAAATTTTAAGTACATTGTTTTGTAATGTGTATTGTAAATCATTTTCAGAAACAATTAAATCAAGCACTTCATTAAGCGTAAGATTTTTTAAATATGTTTTATTCATCTGTTTTTTGAGTATATTTTCTGCTTCAGCATCAGCTATAACGACACTTATACCACACTCATCACTGATTTGATCAATAAATTCTCCAACACTCGTCCCTTTTACGGATGCAATATTAAATAGCTCATAAGTACAATCAGCGTACATTGAGCTACTAAGCAATGCTGCAGTTACAACAGATAAGAAGAGTTTGTTTGCATTTGGTTTAAATACTTGTCTCATGGTGCTTTCCTACTTTGTTTGTATTTTGATATTGTTGTTGTTTTTGCTAAGAAATAAAATTAAAGGTTCACCTTTGTTGCCACGTAGCATTACAGATGATGATTTAATCTCGCTTAGGCTATAGCTACGTACTGCGTCATTTAATCTATACCATTTTCCATTAATAAGCGCAGCTTTATTCATCAGTGCTTGTAATTTTAATGGTTCTTCTACAACTTTGACAATGGTTGGTATCTGCAAAGTACTACCTAATTTTGGAGGAGCAAGTAAAGTTGATCCCACTCCTGTTACGATGCCTGTCTTACGCTCAGGTATTTTATATTTCATTGGATCAATTAATGAATTGATAAAACCATCAGATATTCCAACACGCGCAGGGAGAATAGCTTTAATATGTTCATCAACCCACTGCAATTCTTTATCATTACCTGATTCTACAACTGTAACAGTATCTGTTGTAGGTGCAGTCATTGTTGCATTAATAGAATTCGAAGCCGATGCCGAAATGGCAGATAGTAGTAAATAAATAAGGGTTAATGATTTCATTGTCGCACAATCCCCCATACTGAAATATTGAGATCACTTTTTAATTTATCTCCACTTGTCATATTGATATCATGCAGATCCACAACGAGATAACTTTGTTCTAGTGCATTGATAAATTTCAACGTATTTTTATAAGGCGCTTCTGATGAGATAGAGATATCTAAAACATGCCCAAAAGAACTATTGTCCGTTGTTAGTACATTGGCAAATTTAGTAAGTTTTACATTATAAGCTCTAGCGTATTTACTAATAGAATCTAAATAAGCACCCCATATTTGTTCATCATAATATAATGATGAAATTTGTTCAAGTTGTTTCTTAATATAGTCATTATATTCAATATAGTGTTGATGGTCTAACTCTATTTGCTTGGTTTCTTGCTCAATTTGAATAATACGCTCTGGTGGGTTTGCAGATAAATATTGCTTGTCAGTATTAAGATTTTTTTCCATTGCTGAAGCTTTTTCATGAGAAGTGTTAAATCCAGCTTCTGCCCCTTCCCATAAAAGTAAATAGGAAAAAGCAAACAATCCCGCAAAAATCATAACGAAAAGCATCATCTTGTCGCGTTCACTTTTTAATGAAAGTGAACGATCTAAATTATAAAGGTGATTTTCTATGTTAAAAGTCATTTGAGTACCGCCTTAAGTTCACTAAGATAACTGGAACTATTTAGATCATAAGAAATTAATTGCAGATCAAAATCATAACGATCTTGTTTCGTCGCTGTCAAATGTTTAAGTAGTGCTGTGATATCTTGAGTATTTGGTGAAGTAAGCATAAAATTAAACGTTTTTTCGCTGGTATTTATGTCTTCAGAATATCCTAATGATTGTAGTTTTACACGATATTGATTAAAACTTTGCGTGAAATCGGCAGCAATTTTAGCTTTCATAGGATAATTGACTTTCTTATCATGTACTTGAGTAAGGGTGTCTTGCTTTTGTTTATAAGAATTTTTTTGCTCATTTAAAAGAGCTTGCGCAGCATTTTTATTTGCAGTTTTAAGATTAATTGTAGCTTCTCGTGTTGTTTTTTCAATATGTATACCTTCATACTCTTGCTTCATAAGG of the Sulfuricurvum sp. genome contains:
- the mshL gene encoding pilus (MSHA type) biogenesis protein MshL; protein product: MRQVFKPNANKLFLSVVTAALLSSSMYADCTYELFNIASVKGTSVGEFIDQISDECGISVVIADAEAENILKKQMNKTYLKNLTLNEVLDLIVSENDLQYTLQNNVLKISYLTTKTYQLDYIATGRKGSGSTNIRLSSNSGASSTSSSSGTSSTSNTSSSGSNGGSSESGTNIVTIDEVTFWDNLEKEVKNLLSRPEDQYQSTKKLTNTDNKDKSDTNEDNHAIYINKHAGLVTVTGTGRQIKRLDAYIDDLQKKMQSQVMIDVKMYSVVFNDGSTTGIDWSQIYKLQNFEVGFNKINFQNVDTFTGNKITTATTGDSVEGPRTSGTLASPTIQWAPLAGVREAVNTTSKMFTLSNSISINNLLMFLKTQGDVYSISNPKIMTLNNQPALITAGTELFYKTVSSSTLAGGSTGTTSQNEVISSVFSGVLLDITPEIAKDGSITLRINPSVSDVASTLSTDNSTRTMPPDLSRRQISSVVTVKDGSRVVLGGLINRKTSNSTTKVPFLGDIPVVGYLFKQDGVSEKVEELVIVIEPHIIKKDGSNIGLSDLGYSRLTPAMENDRLKQNEQIKTDATKTKDMKENVK